A single Anopheles maculipalpis chromosome 3RL, idAnoMacuDA_375_x, whole genome shotgun sequence DNA region contains:
- the LOC126562157 gene encoding cytosolic non-specific dipeptidase: MSKADLPPVLNKLFSHIDANKSKYIDALREAVAIKSVSAWPDSRPEIFRMVDWVADRLRKLGASVELADVGKQQLADGRELDLPKVILGVLGKDPAKKTVCLYGHLDVQPAILEDGWATEPFVLTEKDGKLFGRGSSDDKGPVLGWLHAIEGFQAIGEPLPVNLKFVFEGMEESGSEGLDDLLYARQKDFLSDVDYVCISDNYWLGTDKPCITYGLRGICYFEVEVSCAHKDLHSGVFGGTVYEAMNDLVYLLGTLTDCEGRIQIPNIYKEVAPLLPNEQAIYDAIHFDVGSYRAELGARKLMHKEDKTKILMHRWRQPSLSIHGVEGAFYEPGQKTVIPKKVIGKFSIRIVPHQTPELTERYVSEYLTAKWAERGSPNQFAVRMAHGGKPWTEDPNHPHYQAARTATKHVYNVDPDMTREGGSIPVTLTLQQTTGKNVLLLPMGASDDGAHSQNEKIDVRNYIEGTKLLGAYLYEVSRIN; the protein is encoded by the exons ATGTCCAAGGCAGATCTACCGCCCGTACTGAATAAGCTGTTcag TCACATCGATGCCAACAAGAGCAAGTACATCGATGCTTTGCGGGAAGCGGTCGCGATAAAGTCGGTCTCGGCATGGCCTGATTCACGGCCGGAAATCTTCCGCATGGTGGACTGGGTGGCGGACCGATTGCGGAAGCTCGGTGCGTCGGTTGAGCTGGCAGACGTCGGCAAACAGCAGCTGGCCGATGGCCGTGAACTCGACCTACCGAAGGTCATCCTCGGTGTGCTGGGAAAG GACCCCGCGAAGAAAACCGTATGCCTTTACGGCCATTTGGATGTGCAACCAGCCATATTGGAGGATGGTTGGGCAACGGAACCGTTTGTGCTGACAGAAAAGGACGGTAAACTGTTCGGACGTGGTTCGAGCGATGACAAGGGACCGGTCCTTGGATGGCTGCATGCAATCGAAGGCTTCCAGGCCATCGGTGAACCACTCCCGGTTAACCTGAAGTTTGTGTTCGAGGGTATGGAAGAGTCCGGCAGTGAAGGTCTCGATGATCTGCTGTACGCGCGTCAGAAAGATTTCCTATCCGATGTGGATTATGTTTGCATATCCGACAACTATTGGCTCGGAACGGATAAACCTTGCATCACGTACGGACTGCGCGGCATTTGTTACTTCGAGGTGGAAGTTAGCTGCGCACACAAGGATCTGCATAGTGGGGTATTCGGTGGGACCGTTTACGAAGCAATGAACGATCTGGTGTATCTGCTTGGAACGCTCACGGACTGTGAGGGACGCATTCAGATACCGAACATTTACAAGGAAGTGGCCCCACTGCTCCCGAACGAGCAGGCCATTTACGATGCGATCCACTTTGACGTTGGCAGTTACCGGGCGGAGCTTGGTGCGCGCAAACTGATGCACAAGGAGGACAAAACGAAGATTCTAATGCACCGTTGGCGGCAACCGAGCCTTTCAATTCACGGTGTGGAGGGTGCGTTTTACGAGCCTGGTCAGAAGACCGTTATTCCGAAGAAGGTTATTGGAAAGTTTTCGATCCGAATTGTGCCACACCAGACTCCGGAACTCACGGAGCGTTACGTGAGCGAATATCTGACGGCCAAGTGGGCTGAGCGTGGCTCTCCGAACCAGTTTGCGGTACGTATGGCTCATGGAGGTAAGCCGTGGACAGAGGATCCGAATCATCCTCACTATCAGGCGGCCCGAACGGCTACGAAGCACGTGTACAATGTTGATCCCGATATGACGCGTGAGGGAGGATCGATTCCAGTCACGCTAACGCTGCAGCAGACGACGGGCAAGAacgttttgctgctgccgatGGGAGCCTCGGATGATGGAGCACATTCGCAGAACGAAAAGATCGATGTGCGCAACTATATTGAGGGG ACCAAGCTGCTTGGTGCTTACTTGTACGAGGTTTCCCGCATCAACTGA